The following are encoded in a window of Palaemon carinicauda isolate YSFRI2023 chromosome 31, ASM3689809v2, whole genome shotgun sequence genomic DNA:
- the LOC137624444 gene encoding hemocyanin B chain-like, with amino-acid sequence MKVLVLCAIVALAAADVPLAKRQQDVNHLLWKIYDHLHFDDLKGYASSFDPEADTSIYKDGGEAAHRLAKEFKDHRLLEQHHWFSLFNERQREEALMLFDVFMQCKDWDCAVHNAAYWREHMNEGEFVYAVYTAVIHSDLGHGIVLPPLYEVTPHMFTNSEVIQKAYTAKMTNQPGNFHMEFTGTKKNKEQRVAYFGEDIGMNVHHVTWHMDFPFWWEDKYGHHLDRKGELFFWVHHQLTVRFDNERLSNHLDMVDELQWDKPVEEGFAPHTIYKYGGEFPARPDHIHFEDVDGVARVRDMIITETRIHDAIAHGYITDKDGKVIDIMNDSGIDKLGDIIESSMYSPNVQYYGALHNMAHMMLGRQGDPHGKYNMPPGVMEHFETATRDPTFFRLHKYMDNIFKEHKDSLPPYTHDDLDFPGVDIESVGVEGELKTYFEHFEFDLRNAVDSAEGIAEIDLKAHVDRLNHNDFSFVADVKNNNGAEVLGTFRVYLCPDYDSNGEKFDYTTGHWHCIEMDKFWKKLAPGVNHIVRKSSESSVTVPDVPSFQSLIDAADSGSFDMHEFERSCGIPNRMLLPQGTKDGMEFSLWLAVTDGKHDLTHADDDSEHGGTHALCGVHGEVYPDKRPMGFPLDRSIPDRRVFDETTNIKFAHVKVFHDGHHH; translated from the exons ATGAAGGTGTTAGTCTTGTGCGCTATTGTGGCTCTGGCCGCCGCTG ATGTCCCCTTGGCAAAAAGGCAACAGGATGTGAACCACTTGCTGTGGAAGATCTATGATCACCTCCATTTTGACGACCTAAAAGGATATGCATCATCGTTTGATCCTGAGGCAGACACCTCAATTTACAAGGATGGAGGTGAAGCCGCCCATCGCCTTGCTAAGGAATTCAAGGACCACAGACTGCTAGAGCAGCACCACTGGTTCTCTCTCTTCAACGAACGTCAGAGGGAAGAAGCTCTTATGCTGTTTGATGTGTTTATGCAGTGCAAGGACTGGGACTGTGCTGTTCACAATGCTGCTTACTGGCGAGAACACATGAATGAAGGAGAGTTTGTGTATGCCGTTTACACTGCTGTTATTCACTCTGATCTTGGACATGGTATCGTCCTCCCTCCTCTGTATGAGGTTACTCCTCACATGTTCACAAACAGTGAAGTTATCCAGAAGGCTTACACTGCAAAAATGACAAATCAACCAGGCAATTTCCACATGGAATTCACTGGCACTAAGAAGAACAAGGAACAGCGTGTGGCCTATTTTGGAGAGGATATCGGTATGAATGTGCATCACGTTACATGGCATATGGATTTCCCCTTCTGGTGGGAAGACAAATATGGACATCATTTAGACCGCAAGGGAGAACTCTTCTTCTGGGTACATCATCAGTTGACTGTTCGCTTTGACAATGAACGTCTCTCCAACCATTTGGATATGGTAGATGAACTTCAATGGGATAAGCCAGTAGAAGAAGGCTTTGCTCCACATACTATCTATAAATATGGAGGTGAATTCCCTGCTCGTCCTGATCACATCCACTTTGAAGACGTTGATGGAGTAGCTCGAGTTCGTGACATGATCATCACGGAGACTCGTATTCATGATGCTATTGCTCATGGATATATCACTGATAAGGATGGTAAAGTCATTGACATCATGAATGACAGCGGCATTGATAAACTTGGAGACATTATTGAATCATCTATGTACAGTCCCAATGTACAGTATTATGGTGCTCTCCATAACATGGCTCACATGATGCTTGGGCGTCAAGGAGACCCTCATGGAAAATACAACATGCCTCCAGGCGTAATGGAACACTTTGAAACCGCCACCCGTGATCCCACATTCTTCAGACTTCATAAATACATGGACAACATCTTTAAGGAACACAAAGATTCCCTTCCTCCCTACACTCATGATGACCTGGATTTCCCTGGTGTTGACATTGAGAGTGTGGGTGTTGAAGGAGAGCTCAAGACCTACTTTGAGCACTTTGAGTTTGATCTGCGTAATGCTGTAGACAGTGCAGAGGGTATTGCCGAAATTGACCTCAAAGCTCATGTTGACCGCCTCAACCACAATGACTTCTCCTTTGTTGCTGATGTCAAAAATAATAATGGAGCTGAAGTCCTTGGTACTTTCCGTGTCTACCTGTGCCCAGATTATGACAGCAATGGTGAAAAGTTTGATTACACCACTGGCCATTGGCACTGTATTGAAATGGACAAGTTCTGGAAAAAAT TGGCTCCTGGAGTTAATCACATTGTAAGGAAGTCAAGCGAATCTTCAGTGACAGTTCCTGATGTACCAAGCTTCCAGTCACTCATCGATGCTGCTGATAGTGGTAGCTTTGATATGCACGAATTCGAAAGGTCCTGTGGTATCCCTAACAGGATGCTGTTGCCCCAGGGAACGAAGGACGGTATGGAATTCTCCCTCTGGTTGGCTGTTACTGATGGCAAACACGATTTGACACATGCTGATGATGACTCCGAGCATGGCGGTACCCACGCCCTCTGCGGTGTTCACGGAGAAGTGTATCCCGACAAGCGCCCCATGGGCTTCCCACTGGACCGCAGCATCCCAGACAGACGTGTCTTTGACGAGACCACAAACATCAAATTCGCTCATGTTAAAGTTTTCCACGACGGTCACCATCATTAA
- the LOC137624443 gene encoding hemocyanin B chain-like, which yields MKVLVLCAIVALAAADVPLAKRQQDVNHLLWKIYDHLHFDDLKGYASSFDPEADTSIYKDGGEAVHRLAKEFKDHRLLEQHHWFSLFNERQREEALMLFDVFMQCKDWDCAVHNAAYWREHMNEGEFVYAVYTAVIHSDLGHGIVLPPLYEVTPHMFTNSEVIQKAYTAKMTNQPGNFHMEFTGTKKNKEQRVAYFGEDIGMNVHHVTWHMDFPFWWEDKYGHHLDRKGELFFWVHHQLTVRFDNERLSNHLDMVDELQWDKPVEEGFAPHTIYKYGGEFPARPDHIHFEDVDGVARVRDMIIMDSRIHDAIAHGYITDKDGKVIDIMNDSGIDKLGDIIESSMYSPNVQYYGALHNMAHMMLGRQGDPHGKYNMPPGVMEHFETATRDPTFFRLHKYMDNIFKEHKDSLPPYTHEDLDFPGVEIESVGVEGELKTYFEHYEFDLRNAVDSAEGIAEIDLKAHVDRLNHNDFSFVADVNNNNGAEVLGTFRVFLCPDYDSNGEKFDYTNGHWHCIEMDKFWKKLAPGGNHIVRKSSESSVTVPDVPSFQSLIDAADSGSFDMHEFERSCGIPNRMLLPQGMKDGMEFSVWLAVTDGKHDLTHSDDDSEHGGTHALCGVHGEMYPDKRPMGFPLDRSIPDRRVFDETTNIKFAHVKVFHDGHHH from the exons ATGAAGGTGTTAGTCTTGTGCGCTATTGTGGCTCTGGCCGCCGCTG ATGTCCCTTTGGCAAAAAGGCAACAGGATGTGAACCACTTGCTGTGGAAGATCTATGATCACCTCCATTTTGACGACCTAAAAGGATATGCATCATCGTTTGATCCTGAGGCAGACACCTCAATTTACAAGGATGGAGGTGAAGCTGTCCATCGGCTAGCCAAAGAATTCAAGGACCACAGACTGCTAGAGCAGCACCACTGGTTCTCTCTCTTCAACGAACGTCAGAGGGAAGAAGCTCTTATGCTGTTTGATGTGTTTATGCAGTGCAAGGACTGGGACTGTGCTGTTCACAATGCTGCTTACTGGCGAGAACACATGAATGAAGGAGAGTTTGTGTATGCCGTTTACACTGCTGTTATTCACTCTGATCTTGGACATGGCATCGTCCTCCCTCCTCTGTATGAGGTTACTCCTCACATGTTCACAAACAGTGAAGTTATCCAGAAGGCTTACACGGCAAAAATGACAAATCAACCAGGCAATTTCCACATGGAATTCACTGGCACTAAGAAGAACAAGGAACAGCGTGTGGCCTATTTTGGAGAGGATATCGGTATGAATGTGCATCACGTTACATGGCATATGGATTTCCCCTTCTGGTGGGAAGACAAATATGGACATCATTTAGACCGCAAGGGAGAACTCTTCTTTTGGGTACATCATCAGTTGACTGTTCGCTTTGACAATGAACGTCTCTCCAACCATTTGGATATGGTAGATGAACTTCAATGGGATAAGCCAGTAGAAGAAGGCTTTGCTCCACACACTATCTATAAATATGGAGGTGAATTCCCTGCTCGTCCTGATCACATCCACTTTGAAGACGTTGATGGAGTAGCTCGAGTTCGTGACATGATCATCATGGATAGCCGTATTCATGATGCTATTGCTCATGGATATATCACTGATAAGGATGGTAAAGTCATTGACATCATGAATGACAGCGGCATTGATAAACTTGGAGACATTATTGAATCATCTATGTACAGTCCCAATGTTCAGTATTATGGTGCTCTCCATAACATGGCTCACATGATGCTTGGGCGTCAAGGAGACCCTCATGGAAAATACAACATGCCTCCAGGTGTAATGGAACACTTTGAAACCGCCACCCGTGATCCCACATTCTTCAGACTTCATAAATACATGGATAACATCTTTAAGGAACACAAAGATTCCCTTCCTCCCTACACTCATGAGGACCTGGATTTCCCTGGTGTTGAGATTGAGAGTGTGGGTGTTGAGGGAGAGCTCAAGACTTACTTTGAGCATTATGAGTTTGATCTGCGTAATGCAGTAGACAGTGCAGAGGGTATTGCAGAAATTGACCTCAAAGCCCATGTTGACCGCCTCAACCACAATGACTTCTCCTTTGTTGCTGATGTCAACAATAATAATGGAGCTGAAGTCCTTGGTACTTTCCGTGTCTTCTTATGCCCAGATTATGACAGCAATGGTGAAAAGTTTGATTACACCAATGGTCATTGGCACTGCATTGAAATGGACAAGTTCTGGAAGAAAT TGGCTCCTGGAGGTAATCACATTGTAAGGAAGTCAAGCGAATCTTCAGTGACAGTTCCTGATGTACCAAGCTTCCAGTCACTCATCGATGCTGCTGATAGTGGTAGCTTTGATATGCACGAATTCGAAAGGTCCTGTGGTATCCCTAATAGGATGCTGTTGCCCCAGGGAATGAAGGACGGTATGGAATTTTCCGTCTGGTTGGCTGTCACTGATGGCAAACACGATTTGACACATTCTGACGATGACTCCGAGCATGGCGGTACCCACGCCCTCTGCGGTGTTCACGGGGAAATGTATCCCGACAAGCGTCCCATGGGCTTCCCATTGGACCGCAGCATCCCAGACAGACGTGTCTTTGACGAGACCACAAACATCAAATTCGCTCATGTTAAAGTTTTCCACGACGGTCACCATCATTAA
- the LOC137624445 gene encoding hemocyanin B chain-like, whose product MLSISCCIDLCLSRQAAGEVYRRDSHCFRHITMKVLVLCAIVALAAADVPLAKRQQDVNHLLWKIYDHLHFDDLKGYASSFDPEADTSIYKDGGEAAHRLAKEFKDHRLLEQHHWFSLFNERQREEALMLFDVFMQCKDWDCAVHNAAYWREHMNEGEFVYAVYTAVIHSDLGHGIVLPPLYEVTPHMFTNSEVIQKAYTAKMTNQPGNFHMEFTGTKKNKEQRVAYFGEDIGMNVHHVTWHMDFPFWWEDKYGHHLDRKGELFFWVHHQLTVRFDNERLSNHLDMVDELQWDKPVEEGFAPHTIYKYGGEFPARPDHIHFEDVDGVARVRDMIITETRIHDAIAHGYITDKDGKVIDIMNDSGIDKLGDIIESSMYSPNVQYYGALHNMAHMMLGRQGDPHGKYNMPPGVMEHFETATRDPTFFRLHKYMDNIFKEHKDSLPPYTHDDLDFPGVDIESVGVEGELKTYFEHFEFDLRNAVDSAEGIAEIDLKAHVDRLNHNDFSFVADVKNNNGAEVLGTFRVYLCPDYDSNGEKFDYTTGHWHCIEMDKFWKKLAPGVNHIVRKSSESSVTVPDVPSFQSLIDAADSGSFDMHEFERSCGIPNRMLLPQGTKDGMEFSLWLAVTDGKHDLTHADDDSEHGGTHALCGVHGEVYPDKRPMGFPLDRSIPDRRVFDETTNIKFAHVKVFHDGHHH is encoded by the exons ATGTTATCTATCAGCTGTTGCATCGACCTTTGCCTTAGCCGGCAAGCAGCAGGTGAGGTATATAGGCGGGACAGTCACTGTTTTCGGCACATCACAATGAAGGTGTTAGTCTTGTGCGCTATTGTGGCTCTGGCCGCCGCTG ATGTCCCTTTGGCAAAAAGGCAACAGGATGTGAACCACTTGCTGTGGAAGATCTATGATCACCTCCATTTTGACGACCTAAAAGGATATGCATCATCGTTTGATCCTGAGGCAGACACCTCAATTTACAAGGATGGAGGTGAAGCCGCCCATCGCCTTGCTAAGGAATTCAAGGACCACAGACTGCTAGAGCAGCACCACTGGTTCTCTCTCTTCAACGAACGCCAGAGGGAAGAGGCTCTGATGCTCTTTGATGTGTTTATGCAGTGCAAAGACTGGGACTGTGCTGTTCACAATGCTGCTTACTGGCGAGAACACATGAATGAAGGAGAGTTTGTGTATGCCGTTTACACTGCTGTTATTCACTCTGATCTTGGACATGGCATCGTCCTCCCTCCTCTGTATGAGGTTACTCCTCACATGTTCACAAACAGTGAAGTTATCCAGAAGGCTTACACTGCAAAAATGACAAATCAACCAGGCAATTTCCACATGGAATTCACTGGCACTAAGAAGAACAAGGAACAGCGTGTGGCCTATTTTGGAGAGGATATCGGTATGAATGTGCATCACGTTACATGGCATATGGATTTCCCCTTCTGGTGGGAAGACAAATATGGACATCATTTAGACCGCAAGGGAGAACTCTTCTTCTGGGTACATCATCAGTTGACTGTTCGCTTTGACAATGAACGTCTCTCCAACCATTTGGATATGGTAGATGAACTTCAATGGGATAAGCCAGTAGAAGAAGGCTTTGCTCCACATACTATCTATAAATATGGAGGTGAATTCCCTGCTCGTCCTGATCACATCCACTTTGAAGACGTTGATGGAGTAGCTCGAGTTCGTGACATGATCATCACAGAAACTCGCATTCATGATGCTATTGCTCATGGATATATCACTGATAAGGATGGTAAGGTAATTGACATCATGAATGACAGCGGCATTGATAAACTTGGAGACATTATTGAATCATCTATGTACAGTCCCAATGTACAGTATTATGGTGCTCTCCATAACATGGCTCACATGATGCTTGGGCGTCAAGGAGACCCTCATGGAAAATACAACATGCCTCCAGGCGTAATGGAACACTTTGAAACCGCCACCCGTGATCCCACATTCTTCAGActtcataaatatatggataaCATCTTTAAGGAACACAAAGATTCCCTTCCTCCCTACACTCATGATGACCTGGATTTCCCTGGTGTTGACATTGAGAGTGTGGGTGTTGAGGGAGAGCTCAAGACTTACTTTGAGCACTTTGAGTTTGATCTGCGTAATGCTGTAGATAGTGCAGAGGGTATTGCAGAAATTGACCTCAAAGCTCATGTTGACCGCCTCAACCACAATGACTTCTCCTTTGTTGCTGATGTCAAAAATAATAATGGAGCTGAGGTCCTTGGTACTTTCCGTGTCTACCTGTGCCCAGATTATGACAGCAATGGTGAAAAGTTTGATTACACCACTGGCCATTGGCACTGCATTGAAATGGACAAGTTCTGGAAGAAAT TGGCTCCTGGAGTTAATCACATTGTAAGGAAGTCAAGCGAATCTTCAGTGACAGTTCCTGATGTACCAAGCTTCCAGTCACTCATCGATGCTGCTGATAGTGGTAGCTTTGATATGCACGAATTCGAAAGGTCCTGTGGTATCCCTAACAGGATGCTGTTGCCCCAGGGAACGAAGGACGGTATGGAATTCTCCCTCTGGTTGGCTGTTACTGATGGCAAACACGATTTGACACATGCTGATGATGACTCCGAGCATGGCGGTACCCACGCCCTCTGCGGTGTTCACGGAGAAGTGTATCCCGACAAGCGTCCCATGGGCTTCCCACTGGACCGCAGCATCCCAGACAGACGTGTCTTTGATGAGACCACAAACATCAAATTCGCTCACGTTAAAGTTTTCCACGACGGTCACCATCATTAA